One Comamonas odontotermitis genomic window, CCCGCTACTGTGGTGCGCCGCGAGACCGTGCAACTGCACGGCGCCGGGGTCATGTATTTTGGCGTGTCGCCTGAAGACCCGACAGCGCCCAGTGCCGCCTTTTCGATCAAGCCTGTGTAGCTAGGGAAGGGTGCGGCTCAAAGCGCTGCGCCCAGCGGTGCCAAGGCTGCTGCAATGGCGGCGGCATCGGTGGGGCGCACCACGCGCGCCACTTCCTGCCCGTCTTTCAGCACCACCAGGGTCGGCCACAGCTTGATGCGATAGCTGCGCCCCAGTGGCTTGCCCGGGCCGTCCTCCACCTTGATGTGGCGGATATCGGCGCGTGGGGAGAGTGCCGCTTCAATCAGCGGTTGTGCGCCCAGGCAGTGCGGGCACCAAGGGGTGCCAAACTCAATCACGGTGTGGCCGGGCAGCGTGTCCACTTCGGCGCGGCTGGGCTCCTGCGCCAGATGCTGGTTAGCGAAAGTCATGCGGTCTCCAGGGTAAGCATATTTGCGACTATTCAATTGATAGCAGATTGCGGGCATCGGCCTTATACCCATGCCGGATTGGGATCATCCTTCTGCGCTTTTAACGGGGCATTGGCGGGCCAGTATCTCCAACTCCTGCAGCGTGTTGGCGTTGTAGAAGGCGGCTGTATCGTTGAACTCGACCATCACCATCGGGTGCTGCGCCGCCCACTGACGGACCTTGCGGCCGCCGGAATCTACAAAACTGCGCACGCTCGCCGCCAGGCTGGCATGCAGCAGGCAGAACGTAGGCTGGGCCAGGCGGCCATCGGGGCCGCGGGTGCAGGCCATCGCAATCAGCGCCTGGTCGCGAACAGCCGCCCGCGCCAGCTCGGCTGCCAGGTCGGCCGGAAAAAACGGTGTGTCGCAGGCCACCGTCAACAGCCAGGGGGTGCGGCAGGCATCCAACCCCGCTGCAAACCCTGCAAGCGGCCCGGGGTAGGGTTCGGCGGGGGCGTCTGCCGCCGCTGAGGCGGCAGGTGCCAGATCGGTGATCACCGTGTGGCCCAGCGCCGCATAGGCTTGCAGATGCCGGTTGGCATTGACCAATACCCGGCCCGTCTGCGCCGCCAGCCGCTCTGCCGCCCACCCAGCCAATGGCCTGCCCGCCAGCAGTTGCAGGCCTTTGTCCACCCCGCCCATGCGCGAGCCCTGGCCGCCAGACAAAACCAGCCCGGTGATCTGTTCGCGGGGAATGGACAAGGGGATGGCTGGCATTGTGCTATGGATTGATGAGCTGGAAGCGGTTGATGAATGAGTGCTGGAGGTCATTTTGCCTCGAAATAACAATAGCCGCCTATACTGCGGCGATGACCCAAGGAACGATCAGAAGCGCCATGAAAGCATTGACCAATCTCAAGGGGCGCAGTGCGCGCGCCGCTATTGCCGTCCTTGGCCTGGTAGTTCCGGTGGCCAGCAGCTGGGCCGCACGGGATTTCACCCCGCAGGCCGGTACCTGGGTCATCAGCGAAGAGCTCGACGGCAAACCTGGCCGGGGCCTCGCGATTGACGTGCAGGGCAACACCTTCTTCATGCAAGTGTTTGGGTATGAAAAGAATGGCGATGCCACGTTCTACACCGCGACTGGGCAGATGGACGGCAACCGCGTGACTGCACCGTTGATGCAGTACCAGGGAGGCCGCAGTTTTGGCAGTGAAGCAAGGGATGCCGTCGAGGCCGGATCTGCTGGAAACGTGACGGTCTCCTTCACCAACGGCCTCCATGGAAGCATTCAACTGCCGGGTGAAAAGGTCTTGCCCATTCAAAGGTTTGAGGTGAGGTCTGCGCAGTTCGAAGACGACTACCTGGTGTCCAAGAACGGGGGGCGCAGTTTTCAAACCGTGGCCTTGGATGGTGCAGGGCAGCCGGTTTTTTACTGGCGAGGCTCGATCGGGGGAGACCCGAAGGGCATGGCGCATTGGATCAATCTGGAGATGGGCGGCGCATACGCTGATTTCTCCTGCCTGCGAACGGGTGCCGACATGTACAGCTGTTCCGAGCCGATAGTGCGGCCGCTTTCGAGCCCGCGCTTGCCTGTCAATGCCGTGGAGTTGCGCATTTCGGCTGGTGCTCTGCAGGGATTTGTGGACGTGAACCAGAACGGAGTGGTTCAGCGGTATTCCTTGTTGGGCAGGCTGGTGACAGGCATGAAGAAGCCAGGCATAAGCATTCCGGAGTGCCCTCCATATTCGGTGGTCTATGCAGAGCCCTTTGGAAGCTGTACCGTGGGCTACAGGGTTCCAGCCAGTGGCACCTGGGTGGTGGAGAGTGAGCTCAACGGAAAGCCGGGGCGCGGCTTTGCGCTGGATTTCCAGAACGGTGTCGCGATAGCCCAGGTGTTCAACTACCAGCCCGGCGGTCAGCCCACCTTCCACATGGGGAGCGTGGATGCCCCCAAGACACCGGTCACCTTGCCCCTAGGCCAGTATGCTGGCGGGCGCTACCTGGGTGGGCCTGGGCAGGCTGCCACCCTGCTGGTAAACGCGGGCAGCATGCGTCTGGAATTCGTGGAAACTGTGGGCAGTTTCTCGAAGGAAAGCCATACCGTGGCAAAGCTGGATCTTCCTGGTGAGCCCACCCGTCGCCTGGTTCGCATGGAGCTGGAGCCCGATGCGAAGGGCTCTCAAAGCCTGCTCGGCCAATGGGTGCTGTCAGACGACACCATCGTATCGCTGACGCGCGATCTTGGAAGCAGGGCCGCCAACGCCGATGAGACTGCATGGTGTGAACGCGCGCCCCAGGAGCTCCTGCCCCATCTGGTTTCTTGCCAATGGATGCATGTTTACGATGACAAAGTGGTGTGGCAGAAAGCAAACTTGATCATGCGGCCCAATAGCCCGGGCTCAGCACTGCAAATCAGGGATCGCCATGGCAATCTGACGGGGCTGGGGTTGCTGCAGGATTGACTGGAATGCTCACCCGCTGCGCTCCCCCATGCCCTGTGGCCAGGCTTGCCGGGATTGCGCTTTCTCGCCTGCAACAAGCGATGCGCGGCGCTGTTTGATGTAGCTCAAGCAGGTTTTCACCGCTGCGCACGATGATCGATCAGGAGCCTGCCATGCACATGCTGTGCGTGCGGGCCCTCTACAGTCTTTCAATAGAAAATTTCAATTCAAAAGGCTAATTCGATGACCGTGCGAAAAACACCAACTCCGTCGACCGTACCCAGAACCACATCTACTAGGACCAATGCAAGAGCGACAGGCAGCGCCCGTTCCACTCGGCGCCAGGCCCGTGACGTGCGGCCCGCCGCCCAAGGCGATACGGCTCCCGCGCTGACTAGCAAGGCCATCGCGGCCCACGTTGAGCACAAGGCAACCACCGGCGCGCAGCAGGAATTGGTGTCGGCCGCATTACACATTGCTGACAACAAGTCCGGGCAATCCGCCGCAGAGCGTGCAAAGAGTCTGCGTACATTGCTCGACGGCGCTTCGCCAGATGACCGCGAAGCCTTGCGGCGTGCATTCAGCGGCGCAGATGCACAAGGTATTGACAAAACCAACCCCGACGAAGAACTGGCTCCCGGCTGGCGCGATGGTGGCTACCCCTACAAGAACCTGTTGCGCCGCTCGGTCTACGAGAGGGAAAAATTCAACCTGCAGGTGGAACTGCTCAAGCTGCAAGGCTGGGTCAAGACCACGGGTGAGCGCGTGGTGATCCTGTTTGAAGGGCGTGATGCGGCAGGCAAGGGTGGCGCCATCAAACGCTTCATGGAGCATCTGAATCCACGCGGCGCGCGTGTCGTGGCATTGGAAAAACCGTCTGAATCCGAGCAGGGGCAATGGTACTTTCAGCGCTATGTGCAGCACCTGCCCACGGCGGGCGAGATTGTGCTGTTTGACCGCAGCTGGTACAACCGCGCCGGCGTGGAGCGGGTGATGGGTTTTTGCTCGGACCGTGAATACCAGGATTTCGTGCGTCAGGCGCCCGAGTTCGAGCGCCATCTGGTGCAGTCGGGAGTGCACCTCATCAAGTTCTGGTTCAGCGTCAGCCGTGAAGAGCAGCGCCGTCGCTTCAAGGAGCGCGAATCCCACCCTCTCAAGCAATGGAAGCTCAGTCCCATTGACAAGGCCAGCCTCGACAAGTGGGACGATTACACCCGCGCCAAGGAGGCCATGTTCTTTGAGACCGACACCGCTGACAACCCCTGGACGGTGATCAAGAGCAACTGCAAGAAGCGCGCGCGGCTCAATGCCCTGCGCTACGTGCTGCACAAGCTGCCCTATGCCCAGAAGGATGCAGGGCAGATCGGCAAGCTCGACCCGCTGATCGTGGGTCGCGCCCATGTGGTCTACGAGCGCGGGGAAAAGCCGGAATCACTGATGTGAATCACTGATGCAATATAGGCAGGCTTGCCTGCCGCAGCCTCGTCAGCCGCCGATATAGCTCATCTCCACCCGCTTGCGCAACTGGGCGATTTCGGGGTGCTGGCTGCGTTGCTCGCTGTAATTGTCGTTGCGCTCGCCCCAGATGTGGGCGATGGCAGCGGCAATGTCCTCGTCGCTGGCGCCGCCGCGCAACAGGCTGCGCAGATCCCAGCCTTCGCTGGCAAAGAGGCACAGGAACAGGCGCCCCTCGGTAGAGAGGCGGGCGCGGTTGCAGGCGTGGCAGAAGGCGTGCGTCACGCTGCTGATGAGGCCGATCTCGCCCAGGCTGGCATCGTGCTGGCCGTTGGCATCGGCATAGCCCCAGCGCACGGCGGTTTCACCTGGTGTAGTGGCGTCCAGCGGCAGCAGTTCGAATTCACCCTGCAGGCGCTCCAGCAACTCGTCGGACGGCAGCACTTCTTCCATGCGCCAGCCATTGGTGGCGCCCACGTCCATGAATTCGATGAACCGCAGGGTGACACCGCTGCCACGGAAGTGGCGCGCCATGGCGGTCACCTCGTGGTCATTGACGCCGCGCTTGACCACCATGTTCACCTTGATATTGGTAAAGCCCACGGCCTGCGCCTCTTCAATACCTTGCAGCACGGTGGCGACCGGGAAATCCATGTCGTTCATGCGGCGAAAGAGCGTGTCGTCCAGGCTGTCAAGGCTCACGGTCAGGCGCTTCAAGCCTGCGTCCTTCAGCGCGCGGGCCTTGCGCGCGAGGATGGAGCCATTGGTTGTCAGGGTCAGGTCCACCGGCTGGCCATCGGGCGTGGTGAGCGCAGCCAGCTGCTCGATCAGCGCTTCCAGGTTCTTGCGCAGCAGAGGCTCGCCGCCGGTGATGCGCAGCTTGCCCACGCCCTGGCCCACGAAGATGCGCGCAGCCCGGGTGATTTCCTCGAAGCTGAGCAGGTCGCTATGCGGCAGATACTGGTAATCCTTGCCAAACACATCCTTGGGCATGCAGTAGCTGCAGCGGAAGTTGCAGCGATCCGTCACGCTGATGCGCAAATCCCGCAGCGGGCGCTGGCGCTGGTCGCGCGGCCCTTGGGTGCCCGCTGCTCCGCCTGCCGGGCTTCCTGCCACAACCATCGGACGGGTGGCAGGAAGGGTCTGTTGACGCTCGTCGCGCAGCGGAATGATGGGGTGGGACATAGGCCAATGGTACCGCAGGCCAGAGGGGGCGATGGTCCGCCAGCCCGCATGAACAGGCGCTATGGCAGGAAATGAATAGCGCCCATGGAGCCGCAGGGGCAACGGTGTGCCAGGTGCGGCGTCAGGCCTTGGCCTTGCCGGGGTCGGGTGGCATATCCGCTGCAGCAGGGGCTTTGGCGGCTTCGGCCAGGGAGGTCTGGCGCAGCAATGGTTGCCAACCGACAAACTGGGGGTAGATGGCCGCAACTCCGCTGCCGTTGAAATCCCAGCCTGCACACTGGCCCAGGTGGCGTGGCGGCTGGTTCGGATCGGCCGATACAAAGGCCTTGTGCACGCTCTGGAAGGCGGCGGTGGCCATGTTGAAGAGCAGCTCGCGCATATGGGTGCAGCCGGCAATGCTGCCCAGGTTGGCCTCGATGGCCTTGCGC contains:
- a CDS encoding thioredoxin family protein codes for the protein MTFANQHLAQEPSRAEVDTLPGHTVIEFGTPWCPHCLGAQPLIEAALSPRADIRHIKVEDGPGKPLGRSYRIKLWPTLVVLKDGQEVARVVRPTDAAAIAAALAPLGAAL
- the ppk2 gene encoding polyphosphate kinase 2 yields the protein MTVRKTPTPSTVPRTTSTRTNARATGSARSTRRQARDVRPAAQGDTAPALTSKAIAAHVEHKATTGAQQELVSAALHIADNKSGQSAAERAKSLRTLLDGASPDDREALRRAFSGADAQGIDKTNPDEELAPGWRDGGYPYKNLLRRSVYEREKFNLQVELLKLQGWVKTTGERVVILFEGRDAAGKGGAIKRFMEHLNPRGARVVALEKPSESEQGQWYFQRYVQHLPTAGEIVLFDRSWYNRAGVERVMGFCSDREYQDFVRQAPEFERHLVQSGVHLIKFWFSVSREEQRRRFKERESHPLKQWKLSPIDKASLDKWDDYTRAKEAMFFETDTADNPWTVIKSNCKKRARLNALRYVLHKLPYAQKDAGQIGKLDPLIVGRAHVVYERGEKPESLM
- the mobA gene encoding molybdenum cofactor guanylyltransferase MobA, whose product is MPAIPLSIPREQITGLVLSGGQGSRMGGVDKGLQLLAGRPLAGWAAERLAAQTGRVLVNANRHLQAYAALGHTVITDLAPAASAAADAPAEPYPGPLAGFAAGLDACRTPWLLTVACDTPFFPADLAAELARAAVRDQALIAMACTRGPDGRLAQPTFCLLHASLAASVRSFVDSGGRKVRQWAAQHPMVMVEFNDTAAFYNANTLQELEILARQCPVKSAEG
- the moaA gene encoding GTP 3',8-cyclase MoaA, which produces MSHPIIPLRDERQQTLPATRPMVVAGSPAGGAAGTQGPRDQRQRPLRDLRISVTDRCNFRCSYCMPKDVFGKDYQYLPHSDLLSFEEITRAARIFVGQGVGKLRITGGEPLLRKNLEALIEQLAALTTPDGQPVDLTLTTNGSILARKARALKDAGLKRLTVSLDSLDDTLFRRMNDMDFPVATVLQGIEEAQAVGFTNIKVNMVVKRGVNDHEVTAMARHFRGSGVTLRFIEFMDVGATNGWRMEEVLPSDELLERLQGEFELLPLDATTPGETAVRWGYADANGQHDASLGEIGLISSVTHAFCHACNRARLSTEGRLFLCLFASEGWDLRSLLRGGASDEDIAAAIAHIWGERNDNYSEQRSQHPEIAQLRKRVEMSYIGG